TTCGGTAAATTCGTGCACACTTTCAGCTAACAAATAACTCGCTTCTGTAATATGATTCATCGCACGTTGCAAAGTAATCGGTGTATCCACGACTGGTGCGTTGAGGAGTGCTTTCCCTTCCGCTTCAAAGTTCGTCTCAACTTCAGGCAATTGTTCGAGTGGATGTAACATCGCAGTCTTCTCAATGACTTTACCGTCTTCTATCTCTAACGTCACTTCCCCTAAATATTGACCGTACTTTCCTGCTGCCGCCATTAATACATCATTTTGAACTTCACCATCTTCAAAATAATGATGAGTATGCGCACCAAAGATAACATCAATTTCTGGTATCGTTTCGCAAAGTTTCTCATCAAAAAAGATACCGACATGACTCAATACAATCAAAACGTCATATTCACCTTCATGCACGGCGATTTCTTGTCGTATCGCATCAAGTGGATCAGTCACTACCCAATCTAGTGCGCGATAAAATGGGGTGAAGGGTGCGGTTGCTGCGACATACATCACACGTACGCCTTCGATTTGTTCAATATAAGACGTTAAACAGTTGTGCGGTAATTGACCTGATTCATCTAATACATTCGTACACGTCACTTTAAACTGTGCCTCATCGTACAATGCATTCAGCGCTTCATGTGAAATCGTCATGCCTTCATTGTTCCCGATTGTCGCTACATCACATCCTGCTTCATTCAGGAGTTCGATATTGCGCTTCCCTAACGTGCCTTCTGTTACAGGTAAGGACAAATCGACATGATCGCCGATATCGACATAACGAGAAGGGTGCGTTAATTGTGCACGTGCCTTTGTTAAATAAGCTGTGATACGTGAATAAGCATGTAAATGACTGTGAATATCATTCGTATGATAAATCGTTAAACGCATAATCTCGCCTCACTTTTTAGTTAAAGAATGATTGTAAAATGAGATAAATCCCTAATCCTAGCATGACTAAGCGTAAAATTAAGACTACGGTATCGGATTTGACCGTTTTATTTAATCTCACACCTAATTGTGCACCGACCCAACTTGAAATGATCAAAATCAAACTGTAACCCCATAACACATGACCTAACATAATATGGCCGATGGAACCCGTCACACTTGAGAAGAAAATCATCATCATGCTTGTCCCTACTGCAACATGGGGTGGGAAACGGAACACCAGTAACATGAGTGGCGTCATCAATGCACCACCGCCAATGCCAAATAAGCCTGCTGTTAAACCAATAACAAATGACGCGATCACCGCAATAGATGGCACTACACCATAACGATAATGCTCACCGTGTGCATCTGTAAATGACTTCATATAGCGTTCTTGTTGGAAAGCCTTAATCGGTGGGATACGATGACGCACCATGAGTAAAACAGACACAAGAATCAAAAACATCCCAAAATATAGATTAAATGAATGGAGTGTTAAATACTGGCTGAGGTAAGCACCAATCAATGCCCCAGGAATAATCCCAATCGTGAAGATAAAGCCGTTTTTCACATCCACTTGTTTTTGTTTTAAATACCCTACCGTTGAGGACAACCCTGTCGCAATCAAAATGATAGATGATGTACCAATGGCCGTCTGGGGTGTAATGCCTCCTAAAACATTTAATGTGACACCAAAATAAATTAATGTCGGAACAATAATAATGCCGCCACCGATTCCGACTAAAGAACCGATAATAGCGGATAAAAATCCTACCAAAATAAGAATAATGACACTCAACGTCATGCCCTCCTCTAAAATAATTTAAGTTGTTGTGGTGCTAAACCTTCATAATCAATGCCTAAAAGCTTTTGAAAATATTTGGCATTTGCTGCAGCATGACCGCCTGAGTTGTTGTTAAACACGACATATACATGTTGCGCTTTTTGATTTAATAATGTTACTTTATCTGCTAATTGTTGTAATTCTTCAGCGTTATAATTATAAAGATACCGCACATCTCGCCACTCTTGGTCCGTCATATCCTTTTTCGTCCAACCATACTTGTTTCGTCCATGAAGTCGAACGAGTGCCGTTTGATGTGTAATGCGGTTCACCAATGGGATGCTCCCCTCTCCGACTTGCGGTTCATCACACACCGAATGAATCAGTTGATTGTCTGTTAAAAATTGTAACGTATGCTCTTTCATTTCACCTTGGAACCAAGATTGATGACGAAATTCGATACATACCGGTACATGCTCGAGTTGCGCGCGGACGTAGCGAATATATTTAATATTTTTAGCATTACAATCAAACCAAGGCGGAAACTGCACGAGAACCATGGCTAAACGATTGGCTTCCACTAATGGTTGCAACATCAGTCGAAAGTCATGAAATAAACTTTCAATCGTGTCTGCATAGTCGTGGTAATCTGCATGTAACGTGAGTGCTTGATGAATTTTGACGACGAATTTAAAGCGTTGTGGCGTTTCACTCATCCATTTCACAATATTACGTTCAGGTTGGATGGCATAGTAAGACGCATCTAATTCAACGACTGGAAAATGACTTGCATAAGTTTGTAGTTTGTCTGTTTTGCGCTGTAAATCTTCATACAAGGTGTCGTGATCGCCCCACCCTGTTAGACCAATTTCTATCATTTTTATCACCGCCTTCATTTTATCATATCCACCACGATGATGTACGTGATGGTGCCCCTCGTTTGTTGGAAAGCGGCATCGGGTATAATGGGATTAAAGACGTGCAAAAAGGAGTTTTTAATGATGGTAAAACAAATCAGTTACGGGACACATGAAGACCAACATTATGACATTTATGACAATGAACAGAAGACGTCACAAGCATGGATTGTTCTCATTCATGGTGGCTATTGGAGACAAAAATATAGTAAAGCGATGATGGATTTAATGATTGATACATTGATTGAAGCAGGCTATGCGGTAGTCAATGTGGAATATCGTCGCGGTACAGCACATCCATGGCCGATACCGAGCGACGATGTGGCAGCAGCAATCCAACATTTTAAAGCTTCTGACTATCAACCACAACAACTGGTCGGCATCGGACATTCCGTGGGTGGACAACTCGCCTTATTAAACGCACAGTTATTCGATCAAATCGTCGCGCTCGCACCTGTGACAGACGTCCTTTACACGTTACACCAACATTTAGGACAAGACGCTGCAGCAGAATATTTTGACTCTAGCTCAACCCATACGATGCGCGCGGCTTCACCTTTAATGCAAGCGCCCATTGATGTCGATACACTCATTATACACGGATTTAACGACACTTCCGTACATATGGATACCACGCTCTCCTATGTACAAGAAAACTATAAGCATGGCCAATATTTAACACTCTATGCCTTACCTTATTTAGATCATTTGGATTGTATTAACCCTGGGGCGACACATCTCAATATGTTATTAGAATGGCTCGCCCATCGTACTGCAGGCGATACGGTATAGCGGGCCCACATGATGCATAGTTACATGTTGAATTGTTCAGCTTGTGACTGTGCATTTTGAATCAGTTGCTTGAAAAAAGTAGCCGCATCATGATCTTGCGCGAGACGGACACCTTGACCACTCCACATATGCATCCATTTGGTGAGACCTGCTTTTCCTGCCGCAGCCCGAATTTGTTTTGTTAAATCATTTTGTATTGGATAAGGTAAAACGGCCGGACCTTCTTCGCGTAAATGCTGAATCAACGCATTGTGCAGTCCTCTTGCAGGTTTCCCACTGATTTCATGTGTCACAATCGCATCTGTTTCATTACTGTTAAAAATCACTTGTTTATGCACTGATTTTGCGTTACGTTCATGCGTTGTTAAAAAAGCTGTCCCCATTTGAACGCCTTGTGCACCTAGCGCATGACTTGCAAGCCAACCGCGACTATCCATCACACCACCTGCTGCAATCACTGGAATATTGACATGATCCACCACTTGAGGAATGAGTACCATTGTTCCGATTAATGACGTCGTCTCTTGACGATCAATAAATGTCGCACGGTGACCGCCTGCTTCACTTCCTTGTGCCACAACTGCATCTAAACCTCCCGCTTCTACTGCTTTGGCTTCTTCAACGGTTGTCGCACTGCCAATTAATATTGTACCTGCTGCTTTTAAACGGTTGATTGTTTTTTCATCAGGAATTCCAAAAGTGAAACTGCAAATCGGAACGTGTTGTTCAACGACAATGTCAATCATTGTGTCAAATGCAGCAGAATCATGTTCGCCAATTGTCGGTTGTTCAAGATTTAATGCTTGGCGATAAGGTGCTAAAAAGTCGTTCATCGCCGCCACCTCTGCATCTGTATATGAAAATGACTCTGGCACAAATAAATTGACTGAAAAAGACTTGGATGTGCGTGCTTTCACTTTTAAAATTTCTTGTTCGAGTGCTGCTGGCGTCATATAACCTGCACCAATCGTCCCAAGTCCGCCTAATTCACTGACCGTTGCGACGAGTTCTGGTGTCGTACTTCCGGCCATTCCCGCTTGTATCATTGGATAGTCAATTCGACATTGTTCTATCACCTTTGTTTTATACCACATTACGCTTTCCCCTTAAGTTTAAGAAAAAAGCCGGGACACAATGATCTCCCAGCCAGTTTCTATATTTTCATATCGCGTTAACGGATTAGTTTCAATTTATCGCTTTCTTCGCGATCCATTTCATCTTCAATTTCCATACCTAACATTTCTTCAATCAAATCTTCATGTGTCACAATCGCATCTGTACCACCATATTCATCAAGGACAATGGCCATATGTTTACGTGTGACCGTCATCTTTCTCAATACCCATTCAGCACGGTTATGTTCATAAACAAACAACGGCTCTGAACAGAAATCTGTCACTGCTTTGTCGGGTGTTTTACTCCAAGCTAACAAATATTTAGAATGAAACACGCCTACCACGTTATCGATATCACCTTCATATACCGGATAACGCGTGTATGGATGATTCATCACAATGTCATACACTTCATCATACGTATCCTCTACAGATAGTGACGTCACATTCACACGTGGTGTATTGCTGACATCATTCACTTTCAAACGATCAAAATCCATGACCCCTTGAATACGATTCCGTTCCATTTCGTTAAATGCGCCTTCCGTACCTGCAATCGACACCATCGTGCGCACTTCTTCTTTAGACATACCTTGATTTTCTTGACCACGTGACAATATACGGTTAATGCCATCTGTCAAAGCATTCAACACGACCGTTATCGGCTTAAAAACGATGACACAAAGGTGGATCACTGGATATACAAAACGTGCAATTGGATCTGGAAACGTTGCGGCTACAGATTTCGGAATCACTTCAGCAAATACGATAATGACGACCGTTAACACCGCGGACGCAATACCGACACTTAAGCCCATATCTACTGCTAAAATCGTAACTAATGTTGGCAACAAAATATTCGCAATGTTATTACCGATTAGAATAGTGGTAATGAATTCACTCGGTTTTTCTAATAACTTCAATAATTTCGCGGATCTTTGGTGATTCTGGTCCGCTTCAGATTTTAATTTGACCTTGTTTGCTGCGGTAAGTGCCGTTTCACTCCCCGAAAAGAAACAAGAGACAATGATGAGTAAAATGATCGCAATGATCATTAAGCTGTTCCCCCTCTTAATCTCTAGCATAAGAAAATAGTCGATATGTTAAACGTATTCTCATTTTGCAACTGTTTTATAATTGTCAATGCGCAATAAAAACATTAGAAAGAAGATGATGAGAAAACTGAATGTCTCACCCTATCTCTTACTAAATCAAACACATCGTTTCTACTTTTCTATCATCTCAAACCTTACACACCGAAATAACATACGGTAATGATAATATTATTGTGTCTGAACGATAGCTAAATTGCAAATGAATCACATGGAATACTCGCATGATTTTCATCC
Above is a genomic segment from Staphylococcus delphini containing:
- a CDS encoding hemolysin family protein; its protein translation is MIIAIILLIIVSCFFSGSETALTAANKVKLKSEADQNHQRSAKLLKLLEKPSEFITTILIGNNIANILLPTLVTILAVDMGLSVGIASAVLTVVIIVFAEVIPKSVAATFPDPIARFVYPVIHLCVIVFKPITVVLNALTDGINRILSRGQENQGMSKEEVRTMVSIAGTEGAFNEMERNRIQGVMDFDRLKVNDVSNTPRVNVTSLSVEDTYDEVYDIVMNHPYTRYPVYEGDIDNVVGVFHSKYLLAWSKTPDKAVTDFCSEPLFVYEHNRAEWVLRKMTVTRKHMAIVLDEYGGTDAIVTHEDLIEEMLGMEIEDEMDREESDKLKLIR
- a CDS encoding NAD(P)H-dependent flavin oxidoreductase yields the protein MWYKTKVIEQCRIDYPMIQAGMAGSTTPELVATVSELGGLGTIGAGYMTPAALEQEILKVKARTSKSFSVNLFVPESFSYTDAEVAAMNDFLAPYRQALNLEQPTIGEHDSAAFDTMIDIVVEQHVPICSFTFGIPDEKTINRLKAAGTILIGSATTVEEAKAVEAGGLDAVVAQGSEAGGHRATFIDRQETTSLIGTMVLIPQVVDHVNIPVIAAGGVMDSRGWLASHALGAQGVQMGTAFLTTHERNAKSVHKQVIFNSNETDAIVTHEISGKPARGLHNALIQHLREEGPAVLPYPIQNDLTKQIRAAAGKAGLTKWMHMWSGQGVRLAQDHDAATFFKQLIQNAQSQAEQFNM
- a CDS encoding DUF72 domain-containing protein: MIEIGLTGWGDHDTLYEDLQRKTDKLQTYASHFPVVELDASYYAIQPERNIVKWMSETPQRFKFVVKIHQALTLHADYHDYADTIESLFHDFRLMLQPLVEANRLAMVLVQFPPWFDCNAKNIKYIRYVRAQLEHVPVCIEFRHQSWFQGEMKEHTLQFLTDNQLIHSVCDEPQVGEGSIPLVNRITHQTALVRLHGRNKYGWTKKDMTDQEWRDVRYLYNYNAEELQQLADKVTLLNQKAQHVYVVFNNNSGGHAAANAKYFQKLLGIDYEGLAPQQLKLF
- a CDS encoding bifunctional metallophosphatase/5'-nucleotidase, which translates into the protein MRLTIYHTNDIHSHLHAYSRITAYLTKARAQLTHPSRYVDIGDHVDLSLPVTEGTLGKRNIELLNEAGCDVATIGNNEGMTISHEALNALYDEAQFKVTCTNVLDESGQLPHNCLTSYIEQIEGVRVMYVAATAPFTPFYRALDWVVTDPLDAIRQEIAVHEGEYDVLIVLSHVGIFFDEKLCETIPEIDVIFGAHTHHYFEDGEVQNDVLMAAAGKYGQYLGEVTLEIEDGKVIEKTAMLHPLEQLPEVETNFEAEGKALLNAPVVDTPITLQRAMNHITEASYLLAESVHEFTEADCTIINAGLIVKGYTAQRLTEYDIHQMLPHPINVVRIRLTGAELKEVLLKARAQEYMYDYAQGLGFRGDIFGGYILYDAGYIESSERYFVNGKEIDDEATYILGTVDMYTFGRYFPTLKDGHIQYLMPEFLRDIFKEKLLTV
- a CDS encoding sulfite exporter TauE/SafE family protein — translated: MTLSVIILILVGFLSAIIGSLVGIGGGIIIVPTLIYFGVTLNVLGGITPQTAIGTSSIILIATGLSSTVGYLKQKQVDVKNGFIFTIGIIPGALIGAYLSQYLTLHSFNLYFGMFLILVSVLLMVRHRIPPIKAFQQERYMKSFTDAHGEHYRYGVVPSIAVIASFVIGLTAGLFGIGGGALMTPLMLLVFRFPPHVAVGTSMMMIFFSSVTGSIGHIMLGHVLWGYSLILIISSWVGAQLGVRLNKTVKSDTVVLILRLVMLGLGIYLILQSFFN
- a CDS encoding alpha/beta hydrolase family protein; this encodes MVKQISYGTHEDQHYDIYDNEQKTSQAWIVLIHGGYWRQKYSKAMMDLMIDTLIEAGYAVVNVEYRRGTAHPWPIPSDDVAAAIQHFKASDYQPQQLVGIGHSVGGQLALLNAQLFDQIVALAPVTDVLYTLHQHLGQDAAAEYFDSSSTHTMRAASPLMQAPIDVDTLIIHGFNDTSVHMDTTLSYVQENYKHGQYLTLYALPYLDHLDCINPGATHLNMLLEWLAHRTAGDTV